From Sardina pilchardus chromosome 9, fSarPil1.1, whole genome shotgun sequence, a single genomic window includes:
- the prr13 gene encoding proline rich 13: MWPNQGPPMGPPNPAHPPPGYPGIPNPAFPPGTDPAYPPGMNPAMPPGPVPPGVPGQPYFPTGPAPPPYAGAPHPHAPHGGAYPGPHPHPMGPAMGGAVAGGLAGAGMAVAGHKMHKKMKKHKKEKKKHKEHKAHKHGKHSSSSSSSSSSDSD, encoded by the exons ATGTGGCCTAACCAAG GTCCTCCAATGGGTCCCCCTAACCCAGCTCATCCACCTCCAGGCTACCCTGGAATCCCCAATCCTGCATTCCCCCCTGGTACCGATCCAGCATATCCACCTGGTATGAACCCAGCTATGCCTCCTGGACCGGTTCCTCCTGGTGTCCCAGGGCAACCCTATTTCCCCACTGGTCCAGCTCCCCCACCCTATGCCGGAGCCCCACACCCTCATGCCCCACATGGTGGGGCCTACCCAGGGCCTCATCCACATCCCATGGGACCGGCAATGGGTGGGGCTGTAGCAGGGGGTTTAGCCGGGGCTGGAATGGCTGTGGCGGGACACAAGATGcacaagaaaatgaaaaagcataagaaagaaaagaagaagcaTAAAGAACACAAGGCTCATAAGCACGGCAAG CATTCctcaagcagcagcagtagcagcagcagcgactCTGATTAA
- the LOC134092160 gene encoding anti-Muellerian hormone type-2 receptor-like — MQLRCEFFARKTQNIDQAIQSGDVNGTIQYCAKKQCCVGIFELIDGHFRPDLLGCSLFETPCPDTTCSASTHVDNYKKCLCSSDFCNTNITWSSETKQSQPPNPLSNGKVGLSDTAVILFIILGIWMILVLLVMGYKLMPHLRRCGEKAASSNKGWTSQCSGYISAMSDIDMENMKLQKVVACGRYGIVWQGSYQGNVVAFKLFPVKNHHEFTRERAIYALPLMLHAGIAHCLGAGRAASGEPVLVLKLASHGSLNSYLSKTIITWRDAVRLSKSLAEGLAYLHSDLYSNGVHKPAVAHRDLSSSNVLVHADGMCSLCDFNCATVLRSCGGLGQWQCQSSTSQDPVQLGTLCYMSPEILDRSVDLSSGYCLLQGDVYALGLLLWEMWMRCSDLFLDLAVPEHQLPYEAELGPKPTLEQLFVFVSETRGRPVIPSTWSKVPQTNNFSLQEILEDCWDHDPDARLTAHCAAIRMASLPTEYSL, encoded by the exons ATGCAGCTGAGATGTGAGTTTTTTGCTCGGAAAACCCAGAATATAGACCAGGCCATACAGTCTGGAGATGTGAATGGGACCATACAATACTGTGCAAAAAAACAGTGTTGTGTGGGCATCTTTGAGCTAATTGATGGTCACTTCAGACCTGATCTGCTTG GATGCAGCCTGTTTGAGACACCCTGTCCTGACACCACATGTTCGGCATCTACACATGTTGATAACTACAAAAAATGTCTGTGCAGCTCAGACTTTTGCAACACTAACATTACGTGGAGCTCCGAGACGAAGCAGTCACAACCGCCCAACCCTCTGAGTAATGGCAAAG TTGGGTTGAGTGACACTGCAGTtatcctcttcatcatcctcgGCATCTGGATGATCTTGGTTTTGCTTGTTATGGGATACAAGCTGATGCCTCATCTGAGGCGATGTG GAGAGAAGGCAGCTTCTTCAAATAAAGGATGGACCTCTCAATGTTCCGGTTATATCTCAGCAATGTCAGACATTGATATGGAAAACATGAAGTTACAAAAG gTTGTAGCTTGTGGGCGTTACGGCATCGTGTGGCAAGGAAGTTACCAGGGAAATGTGGTTGCCTTTAAACTTTTTCCTGTGAAAAACCATCATGAGTtcaccagagagagagcgatataTGCACTTCCTCTCATGCTGCATGCTGGGATTGCGCACTGTCTTGGTGCAGGAAGAGCAGCGAGTGGGGAACCTGTGCTAGTGTTGAAGCTGGCTTCACAT GGTTCACTAAATTCTTACCTGTCCAAAACTATAATTACCTGGAGGGATGCTGTGAGACTCTCAAAGTCTTTGGCGGAAGGACTTGCCTATCTTCATTCTGACTTGTATTCTAATG GGGTGCACAAACCAGCGGTGGCTCACAGAGACCTCAGCAGCAGCAATGTGCTGGTGCACGCTGATGGCATGTGTTCCCTGTGTGACTTCAACTGTGCCACCGTCCTGCGCTCCTGCGGTGGCCTCGGACAGTGGCAGTGCCAGTCCAGCACCTCTCAG GACCCCGTTCAATTGGGGACTCTGTGCTACATGTCTCCAGAGATCCTGGACCGATCTGTGGATCTGAGTAGTGGCTACTGCCTGCTTCAGGGAGATGTGTATGCCCTGGGACTGTTGCTGTGGGAGATGTGGATGCGCTGCTCAGACCTGTTTCTTG ACCTAGCCGTTCCGGAGCACCAACTGCCTTATGAAGCAGAGCTAGGACCCAAACCCACTCTGGAGcagttgtttgtctttgtgtctgaGACGAGAGGGAGACCTGTTATTCCATCAACTTGGTCTAAAGTTCCTCAG ACCAATAACTTTTCCTTGCAAGAAATACTGGAGGACTGCTGGGACCATGACCCTGATGCTCGACTGACTGCACACTGTGCTGCCATCAGAATGGCCTCCTTACCTACTGAATACTCCCTCTAG
- the LOC134092755 gene encoding cell division cycle-associated protein 7-like yields MENNEPLGMSSLSKGIADIFAEESENDQTFYGFSDSEICDVKGSDSDEPNSERFSPKKPPGQRFTLRVALRPRGPPPPNHEVEEEEEEDREAMKRGGRRKTPLKSVKTEKSVTFEVKEEKPVVQQPKTPHSSESESEASSFLEKRAKNIKANKAMLAQLFADLQKMPGELLKAKPSRKKEPRSRAPRSSTAGSPERRNPERASRRRTRSMGGPTDVMVSEEHLELSLEEELIKVRGAPRARGTPRPSQGKPHVIRKVEEITEDELELVATTLTEKIYNRETGSTCHQCRQKTVDTKTCCRSEDCRGIQGQFCGPCLRNRYGEDIRTALLDPEWTCPPCRGMCNCSICRNRDGRCPTGILFPLAQYHGFSDVHSYLTSLRDKIKAGEDSADEV; encoded by the exons ATGGAAAAT AATGAACCTCTGGGAATGTCCTCCCTCTCTAAAGGGATTGCCGATATCTTTGCTGAAGAATCCGAAAACGACCAAACATTTTATGGCTTTTCAGACAGTGAAATTTGTGATGTCAAG GGCTCTGATAGTGATGAGCCAAACTCCGAGAGGTTCTCTCCCAAGAAACCCCCCGGTCAGCGTTTCACCCTGAGGGTGGCCTTGCGCCCACGAGGACCCCCTCCTCCCAATcatgaggtggaggaggaagaggaagaggatagGGAGGCAATGAAAAGAGGAGGGCGTAGGAAGACTCCTTTGAAGTCTGTGAAGACTGAAAAAAGCGTCACATttgaggtgaaggaggagaaaCCTGTTGTCCAGCAGCCAAAAACTCCCCATtcatctgaatctgaatctgaggcTTCCTCTTTCCTCGAGAAAAGAGCTAAGAACAtcaaagcaaacaaagcaaTG tTGGCCCAGCTGTTTGCAGATTTACAAAAGATGCCTGGAGAGCTTCTGAAAGCTAAACCGAGCCGCAAGAAGGAACCTCGTTCT CGGGCGCCTCGCTCCTCCACGGCCGGGTCCCCGGAGCGGCGGAACCCAGAGCGTGCCTCCCGCAGGCGGACCCGCTCTATGGGTGGACCCACGGATGTCATGGTGTCTGAGGAACACCTGGAGCTGAGTCTGGAAGAGGAGCTAATCAAG GTGCGGGGTGCCCCACGAGCTCGAGGTACCCCACGACCCAGCCAGGGCAAACCTCATGTCATTCGCAAAGTGGAGGAGATCACTGAAGATGAGCTGGAGCTTGTAGCAACCACCTTGACCGAGAAGATCTACAACCGCGAGACG GGAAGCACGTGTCATCAATGCCGACAGAAAACTGTAGACACAAAGACGTGCTGTCGCAGCGAGGACTGCCGTGGAATCCAGGGACAGTTCTGTGGCCCATGTCTTCGTAATCGCTATGGAGAGGATATCCGCACCGCTCTGCTTGATCCG GAATGGACGTGTCCACCGTGTCGTGGTATGTGTAACTGCAGCATCTGTCGTAATCGAGATGGGCGCTGCCCCACTGGCATTCTGTTTCCACTGGCTCAGTACCACGGCTTCTCCGATGTGCACTCCTATCTCACCAG CCTTCGTGACAAAATTAAGGCTGGAGAAGACTCTGCTGATGAGGTGTAG
- the LOC134092754 gene encoding proline-rich protein 13-like translates to MWPNQGPPMGPAGYPGMGAPGYPGMGPSGYPGTQPVYPPGMNPARPGVPGQPYYPTGPAVPPYAGAPIPHAPLPSGGVYPAPNHSPFPGAHPGPYPGAHPGPYPGVHPGPYPGAHPGPYPGAQKGQKGQKGHKAHHNGPHYGPQHYGGHKMAGGLGGGLAGGLGGIGMALGGHNMHKKLKKVKKVKKVKKGLKHMKHGKHSSSSSSSSSSSSSSSSSD, encoded by the exons ATGTGGCCTAACCAAG GTCCTCCAATGGGTCCCGCGGGCTACCCTGGAATGGGGGCCCCCGGCTACCCTGGAATGGGCCCCTCAGGCTACCCTGGTACCCAACCAGTATATCCACCTGGTATGAACCCAGCTAGACCTGGTGTCCCGGGACAACCCTATTACCCCACTGGTCCAGCTGTCCCTCCTTATGCAGGAGCCCCAATCCCTCATGCCCCACTCCCATCCGGTGGTGTCTATCCTGCCCCCAACCATAGCCCTTTTCCTGGAGCCCACCCTGGCCCTTATCCTGGTGCTCACCCTGGTCCCTATCCTGGAGTTCACCCTGGTCCCTATCCTGGAGCTCACCCTGGCCCTTATCCTGGAGCTCAGAAAGGCCAGAAAGGCCAAAAAGGCCATAAAGCCCATCACAACGGCCCTCATTACGGACCTCAACACTATGGGGGTCACAAAATGGCTGGGGGGTTAGGAGGAGGTTTAGCAGGTGGTTTAGGAGGGATAGGAATGGCTTTGGGGGGACACAATATGCacaagaaattgaaaaaggtgAAGAAGGTGAAGAAAGTAAAGAAGGGCCTCAAACACATGAAACATGGCAAG CATTcttcaagcagcagcagcagcagcagcagcagcagcagtagcagcagcagcgactAA